From the Hevea brasiliensis isolate MT/VB/25A 57/8 chromosome 15, ASM3005281v1, whole genome shotgun sequence genome, one window contains:
- the LOC110651200 gene encoding oxoglutarate-dependent flavonoid 7-O-demethylase 1-like — MAQSKITKLGSSLPVPSVQELARESLNKVPSQYVRPDLEPPVASKAALHEVPVIDMQKLLSGEHMDLELDKFHHACKEWGFFQLINHGANKSLIEKMKTELQGLFNLPMEEKQKLWQKPGNMEGFGQHFVVSEDQKLDWADLFFLNMLPIHMRKPHLFSALPTSFREAVENYSAELRNLAMTILEHMARALRMDFNEIKENYEEGWQSMRMNYYPPCPQPDLVIGLNPHSDAGGLTILLQVNEMEGLQIRKDGVWIPVKPLPDAFVINIGDSLEIMTNGIYPSIEHRATVNSSKERLSIATFYSPRLDGTIGPAPSLVTPETPAKFKTMTSADYYKGYFARELRGKSYLEVIRIQQDEELKSK, encoded by the exons ATGGCTCAGTCCAAGATAACGAAACTTGGGAGCTCACTTCCAGTGCCAAGCGTTCAGGAGTTGGCAAGGGAGTCACTGAACAAAGTCCCATCACAATATGTGCGTCCTGATCTTGAGCCTCCAGTCGCATCCAAGGCTGCTTTGCATGAAGTACCGGTGATCGATATGCAGAAGTTACTATCTGGAGAACACATGGATTTAGAGCTGGACAAGTTTCACCATGCATGCAAAGAATGGGGTTTTTTTCAG TTGATTAACCATGGAGCGAACAAGTCACTGATAGAGAAAATGAAGACAGAGCTTCAAGGACTCTTCAATCTACCAATGGAGGAGAAGCAGAAGCTATGGCAGAAACCAGGAAATATGGAGGGATTTGGGCAGCATTTTGTTGTGTCTGAGGATCAGAAGCTTGATTGGGCAGATCTTTTCTTCTTGAACATGCTTCCAATCCATATGAGGAAACCGCATTTGTTCTCTGCACTCCCCACGTCGTTCAG AGAGGCTGTGGAAAATTACTCAGCAGAATTAAGAAATCTGGCTATGACAATCCTTGAACATATGGCAAGAGCTCTTCGTATGGACTTTAACGAAATAAAAGAGAACTACGAAGAAGGATGGCAATCAATGAGAATGAACTACTACCCTCCATGTCCACAACCAGACCTTGTCATTGGCCTCAACCCTCATTCTGATGCTGGTGGCCTCACCATCCTTCTCCAAGTCAATGAAATGGAAGGTCTCCAAATTAGAAAAGATGGAGTGTGGATTCCTGTTAAACCCCTGCCAGATGCTTTTGTCATCAACATTGGAGACAGCTTGGAG ataatgaccaatggaatatacCCTAGCATTGAGCACAGGGCAACAGTTAACTCCTCCAAAGAAAGGCTTTCCATTGCCACATTTTACAGCCCCAGATTAGATGGGACCATAGGACCAGCACCAAGCCTTGTTACTCCAGAGACTCCAGCAAAGTTTAAAACAATGACTTCTGCAGATTACTACAAGGGTTATTTTGCTCGTGAACTCCGTGGAAAATCGTATCTTGAGGTGATAAGGATTCAACAGGATGAAGAACTCAAAAGTAAATGA